The following coding sequences are from one Onychostoma macrolepis isolate SWU-2019 chromosome 24, ASM1243209v1, whole genome shotgun sequence window:
- the gjd4 gene encoding LOW QUALITY PROTEIN: gap junction delta-4 protein (The sequence of the model RefSeq protein was modified relative to this genomic sequence to represent the inferred CDS: inserted 1 base in 1 codon) — protein sequence MAKQTASEIIFITLNHNLTLIGKAWLVLVVFLRILVLLFAGYPLFQDEQERFVCNTIQPGCANVCYDMFAPLSLFRFWLVQLTTLCLPYAMFVIHVIHKVSSGLPADSGTSESIKADSIYKIHQESFRNASLCKTVVKSEKGRVQYFTGAYILHLLLRILVEAGFGAAHYYLFGFHIPKRFMCQQPPCTTMVDCYISRPTEKTIMLNFMLGAAALSLLLNVCDLICAAKRSVRQKSKGKMLVEKMYAEEQYYLSGTGIKXVDASIQPTQDVMGPGGFRKRRTRNSSGDEAASILLDIDPPPPSTLGGMPTVAGMPGSNNNDDSSSYQPTQEEGMVREGSEVALYPSEPLGTPRSVRVSKRSRLKPPPPPRRDKLAAQGAIDVSGATALCTRRVGQYTLVEMTTGEDVPTCNGDGQENRSEWV from the exons ATGGCTAAACAGACTGCATCTGAAATTATCTTCATAACATTGAACCACAACCTCACCCTTATAG GGAAAGCATGGCTCGTCCTGGTGGTATTCCTTAGAATCCTGGTCTTGCTGTTTGCTGGTTATCCCCTCTTCCAGGATGAGCAGGAAAGATTTGTGTGTAACACCATTCAGCCCGGTTGTGCCAATGTGTGCTACGACATGTTTGCCCCTCTTTCCCTTTTCCGATTCTGGCTGGTGCAGCTCACAACGCTTTGCCTTCCCTATGCGATGTTTGTCATCCATGTGATCCACAAAGTGAGTTCTGGTCTACCTGCTGACAGTGGAACTTCGGAGTCCATTAAAGCAGACTCCATCTATAAGATCCATCAAGAATCGTTCAGGAATGCATCTCTTTGTAAGACCGTCGTGAAGTCTGAGAAGGGGCGGGTGCAGTATTTCACAGGAGCCTACATCTTGCATCTGTTGCTTCGGATACTTGTAGAAGCTGGATTTGGAGCTGCACATTATTACTTGTTTGGCTTCCACATCCCCAAACGCTTCATGTGTCAGCAGCCACCTTGCACAACAATGGTGGACTGCTACATCTCTAGACCCACTGAGAAAACCATCATGCTGAACTTCATGTTGGGGGCAGCCGCTTTGTCCTTGCTGCTAAACGTGTGCGACTTAATCTGTGCCGCCAAGCGCTCCGTGAGGCAAAAAAGCAAAGGAAAGATGCTAGTAGAGAAGATGTACGCCGAGGAGCAGTACTACTTGTCAGGAACGGGAATCA TTGTGGACGCCAGCATCCAGCCGACTCAAGATGTGATGGGACCGGGAGGGTTCCGCAAAAGACGGACCAGAAACTCAAGTGGCGATGAAGCTGCTTCCATTCTTTTGGACATTGACCCTCCACCACCCTCAACTCTTGGAGGAATGCCTACAGTTGCTGGAATGCCTGGTTCCAACAACAATGACGACAGCAGCAGCTACCAACCCACCCAAGAAGAGGGGATGGTAAGAGAGGGCAGTGAAGTGGCACTGTACCCCAGTGAGCCTTTGGGGACTCCTAGATCCGTGCGAGTTAGCAAACGCAGTCGCCTCAAACCTCCACCACCTCCACGAAGAGACAAACTAGCTGCTCAAGGTGCAATTGATGTCTCGGGAGCAACAGCATTGTGTACCAGAAGAGTAGGGCAATATACTCTGGTAGAAATGACCACCGGTGAGGACGTACCAACTTGCAATGGAGACGGACAAGAAAATAGGTCGGAATGGGTTTGA
- the fzd8a gene encoding frizzled-8a: protein MECYLLGIYLFLALALLPRSSGTTAKEITCQEIAVPLCKGIGYNYTYMPNQFNHDTQDEAGLEVHQFWPLVEIQCSPDLKFFLCSMYTPICLEDYKKPLPPCRSVCERAKAGCAPLMRQYGFPWPDRMRCDLLPVQGAPDTLCMDYNRTDSTTVSPVLSKPTNYPSKAFNPHKKKSGRTGVGPKASKPCEPGCQCRAPMVAVNSDRHPLYNRVKTGQIPNCAMPCHNPYFTQDERTFTAFWIGLWSVLCFISTFATVATFLIDMERFKYPERPIIFLSACYMFVSIGYIVRLIAGHDKVACNREYDVEHIHYETTGPALCTVVFLLIYFFGMASSIWWVILSLTWFLAAGMKWGNEAIAGYSQYFHLAAWLIPSMKSIAVLALSSVDGDPVAGICYVGNQNLDNLRGFVLAPLVIYLFIGTMFLLAGFVSLFRIRSVIKQGGTKTDKLEKLMIRIGIFTVLYTVPATIIVACYFYEQHNRQSWEITHNCSCLLEQEIKRPDYAVFMLKYFMCLLVGITSGVWTWSGKTLESWRSFCTRCCWGSKGSGGSMYSDVSTGLTWRSGTASSVSCPKQMPLSQV from the coding sequence ATGGAGTGCTACCTGTTGGGGATTTACCTGTTCCTCGCGCTCGCCCTGCTGCCCAGGTCAAGCGGCACCACGGCCAAGGAGATCACCTGTCAGGAGATAGCCGTTCCTCTGTGCAAGGGCATCGGCTACAACTACACCTACATGCCCAACCAGTTCAACCACGACACGCAGGACGAAGCCGGCTTGGAGGTGCACCAGTTCTGGCCTCTGGTGGAGATCCAGTGCTCTCCAGATCTCAAGTTCTTCCTGTGCAGCATGTACACCCCCATATGCCTGGAGGACTATAAGAAACCCCTGCCGCCGTGCCGGAGCGTGTGCGAGAGAGCCAAGGCGGGCTGCGCCCCGCTCATGCGGCAGTACGGCTTCCCTTGGCCGGATCGCATGAGGTGCGATCTGCTGCCCGTTCAGGGCGCACCAGACACGCTGTGCATGGACTACAACCGAACCGACTCCACCACGGTGTCGCCGGTGTTGTCCAAACCCACCAACTACCCCAGCAAAGCCTTCAATCCGCACAAAAAGAAAAGCGGACGAACGGGTGTCGGACCCAAAGCGAGTAAGCCCTGCGAGCCGGGCTGCCAGTGCCGCGCGCCGATGGTGGCGGTGAACAGCGACCGACACCCGCTGTACAACCGCGTCAAGACGGGTCAGATCCCGAACTGCGCCATGCCGTGTCACAACCCGTATTTCACCCAGGACGAGCGGACTTTCACGGCCTTCTGGATCGGACTCTGGTCGGTGTTATGCTTCATATCCACTTTTGCCACCGTCGCTACCTTTCTAATCGACATGGAGCGCTTTAAATACCCCGAGCGCCCGATTATTTTCCTCTCGGCGTGTTATATGTTTGTGTCGATCGGCTACATTGTGCGACTGATTGCCGGGCACGACAAAGTGGCGTGTAACCGGGAGTACGACGTGGAGCACATCCACTACGAGACCACCGGCCCCGCGTTGTGCACCGTAGTGTTTTTGTTGATCTACTTCTTCGGGATGGCCAGCTCGATATGGTGGGTCATTCTCTCGCTCACCTGGTTCCTCGCGGCGGGCATGAAGTGGGGCAACGAGGCCATCGCGGGCTACTCTCAGTACTTCCACCTGGCCGCCTGGCTCATCCCGTCCATGAAGTCCATCGCCGTGCTCGCGCTGAGCTCGGTGGACGGCGACCCGGTCGCCGGGATCTGCTACGTGGGCAACCAGAACTTGGACAACCTGCGGGGCTTCGTGCTCGCGCCGCTAGTGATCTACCTGTTCATCGGCACCATGTTCCTTTTGGCTGGATTCGTGTCGCTGTTCAGGATCAGAAGCGTCATTAAGCAGGGTGGCACTAAAACGGACAAACTCGAGAAGCTGATGATCCGGATCGGGATCTTCACGGTGCTCTACACGGTTCCCGCCACCATCATCGTGGCGTGTTACTTCTACGAGCAGCATAACAGACAGAGCTGGGAGATCACTCATAACTGTTCGTGTTTATTGGAGCAGGAGATCAAGAGGCCGGACTATGCCGTCTTCATGCTCAAATACTTCATGTGCCTTCTGGTGGGCATCACCTCTGGAGTTTGGACCTGGTCCGGTAAGACCCTGGAGTCCTGGAGGAGTTTCTGCACGCGCTGCTGCTGGGGCAGCAAGGGCTCCGGTGGCTCCATGTACAGTGACGTGAGCACGGGATTAACGTGGAGGTCCGGTACCGCCAGCTCGGTGTCCTGCCCCAAGCAGATGCCTTTGTCCCAGGTCTGA